The genomic stretch TGGCTGGCCTCAGGGATAGGGTTGAAAGCATTGGCGGCCATTTCGAAACCCGGACTGGACCGCAAGGCACACGGCTGGTGATCAGCCTGTCGGTCGAGGAGCAAGCATGATTGGCGCCATTCGCATCGCTATTGTCGACGACCATCCGCTCTTTCGCGAAGGCGTGACGCGCAGCCTGTCGGAGATCGGAGGCTTCGAGATCGTCGGCGAAGGTGCGACGGCGCAGGATGCCGAACGCATCGCCTCGACGGTGCGGCCCGACCTATTGCTGCTCGACATATCCCTGCCGGGCGGCGGCCTGGCCGCGGTTGCAACCATCCTTGCCGACCATCCCGCCCAGAAGATCGTCATGTTGACCGTTTCGGAGGCCAATGCCGATGTGACCAGGGCCCTGAACGCTGGGGTGCAGGGCTATATCCTGAAAGGTGTCGGGTCGCGCGCGCTCGCTGACATCCTGCGCAACGTGGCTTCCGGCGAGAGCTATCTTACGCCGACCCTGTCGGCGCGGCTGCTTTCGGATCTCCAGACCCCGCAGCCTGCCAATGGCATAGCGGACCGGCTGCGGCAACTGACCGAACGACAGACGGAAATCCTGCGGCTGGTGGCGGAGGGGCTCAGCAACAAGGAGGTCGCCCTGCGCCTAGAGTTGCAGGAGAAGACGGTCAAGCATCACATGACCGGGGTGCTGTCGAAGCTCAATGTGCGAAACCGCACTGAAGCGGCTCTCATGATGCGCGAGTTTCGCGACCAGGACAGGAACCGCTCTTAGAGCAATTCACCGTTTCACGGAAACGGCGAATTGCTCTAACTCTTTGTTTTGACGCAATTCCGCAAGGGAAAGCGCTACGCGCTTTGCCCGGGAAAACCGTTTCACACTCTTCCTGGAATTGCTCTGGGCCATTCTCTTAGGGCCAGCGCGGACCCGCGCGATTGCCAGACAATGAGACGTCACCTCCGCCGGGGGCTGCGGAGGTGACGTGCGAAGCTGGCCGTTGCCTGTTGACCAGCCTCACATGGCCTTCAGACGGCGGACATCGGCGGGCGTGGCCCGGCGGTCGATGATCGTGCGACCCAGCGCATCCAGCATCCTGAAACGGCCGTTCTCGATCTTCTCGGTCAAGCCGTCGGGGTGCGTGACGGTGATCTTGTTGCCGCTCACGTCGACCTTGTCACCGGTCGTGGCATTGACGTGGCTGGCGCCCTGGTCGCTCTGGCCATTGCTGGATCCCGAGCCGCTACCATCGCCATCTGTTCCGGAACTGCCGCCGTTTCCATTGCCGTTGCCACTATTGCCGCCGCCGCTGTTACCACCGTTGCCACTGTTTCCGCCGTTACCGCTATTCCCGCCGCCGTTACCGCTATTGCCGTTGCCGCCACTGTTGCCGCCGCCATTGCCGCCCTTGGCGGCCTGTGCGGTGGCAGTGTCGATCCCGGGGGCGGAGCCGTGCAGGGAAATTCGATAGGGGATGATGGTCAACGCCAGAGCAGCCGCCGAAACGAGCGTCAGCCGGCGACAACGGGCCGTGATCGATCCGTGCATCCCTGATCTCCGTCGCTTGAGCCGGCGCGCCCACCCCAACGTTGCAACCAGCAACATCGCCGAAAGATGTAGTGACCGGAAGCGACCTCCGACCGTTGCGGTTGTCCTCCAGGACCTTTGCCCGCGCAAGATTGGACCAAAGTCTGAGGTGCGCCTGAGCAAGTTGCCTCGCCCCGGGTATTGGAGCTTGTATGATGTCACGCCCTCGATCGTCGCCATCACCAGGCAGGGCGGCGGCAAGATCGCGGTCTGATCTCGGGCGCCGGTTTGCAGCCTTGGGAGGGGTTTCGGTTCCCGAATGCCCCTCCTTCTCGGCATGAAGCCCATTCAAGCTCCGGGAAAG from Mesorhizobium sp. NZP2077 encodes the following:
- a CDS encoding response regulator transcription factor, coding for MIGAIRIAIVDDHPLFREGVTRSLSEIGGFEIVGEGATAQDAERIASTVRPDLLLLDISLPGGGLAAVATILADHPAQKIVMLTVSEANADVTRALNAGVQGYILKGVGSRALADILRNVASGESYLTPTLSARLLSDLQTPQPANGIADRLRQLTERQTEILRLVAEGLSNKEVALRLELQEKTVKHHMTGVLSKLNVRNRTEAALMMREFRDQDRNRS